TCTATGATGGTGAAATATTTGTCATCATGGGTCTATCAGGAAGCGGGAAATCCACATTAGTGCGGATGCTGAACCGCTTGATTGACCCGACGATGGGATCGATCCGTATTGACGGGGAAGACATTGTCAGCATGAATAAAGAGCAGCTTCGTCAAGTGCGACGGAAGAAAATCGGGATGGTGTTCCAGAATTTCGCTCTATTCCCGCATAAGACGATTCTTCAAAATACAGAATACGGTCTTGAAATCCAAGGCATCGCAAAGGCGGAGCGTAAGGCGAAAGCGGTCGAGTCGCTACGGCTTGTCGGGCTTGCAGGGTACGAAGAGCAATATCCGAGCCAGCTGAGCGGTGGAATGCAGCAGCGGGTCGGCTTGGCACGAGCGCTTGCCAATGATCCCGATGTGCTGTTGATGGATGAGGCGTTCAGTGCGCTTGATCCATTGATTCGGAAAGATATGCAGGATGAGCTCCTCCAGCTTCACCATGACATGGGGAAAACAATCATTTTCATTACCCATGATTTGGACGAGGCGCTTCGAATCGGAGACCGCATTGCGTTAATGAAAGACGGCGATATCGTTCAAATCGGAACGCCTGAAGAGATTTTGATGAGTCCTTCGAATAAATACGTGGAGCGATTTGTGGAAGATGTCGACCTATCGAAAGTGTTGACGGCTGGCCATATTATGAAAAAAGCGGATATGGTGCAAATCGACCGGGGAGCGCGCGTTGCCTTGCGCCTTATGAAGAGGCAAGGGATTTCCTCCATTTATGTTGTGGATAAAGGAAATCGACTGCTTGGAGCGGTCACTGCTCAAGATGCGAGCGAAGCAACGACATCCGGAAAAACATTGGAGGATGTACTGGTCACGGACATTCCGACAACTTCACCGGATACCGTACTAACCGACCTATTCGACACAGTTTCGACGACAGCGATTCCAGTAGCGGTCGTGAATGAAAATCATCATCTGGAAGGCATTATTATCCGCGGCGCATTGATTGGCGCGTTGGCGGGGGACGGACAGTTCATTAATAGTGACCGTACGGTGGACGCTACCGTGGACACAACCGTAGACACGGAACAGTTGATGGAAGTGGAGGTGAATAACCATGGATAATCTTTTACCTCGCTTGCCATTTGCAAGTTGGATCGACAACGGTGTTGATTGGCTTGTAACCAATTTCGGCTCGGTCTTTGATGGCATTTCCGCCTTTTTGAAAGGCATTGTCGAAGGAGCGGTCGATTTGATGGACGTAGTGCCATCTATAGTACTAGCGATCCTGTTCGCTTTGCTCGCCTGGTTCGTTTCCACGCGAAGGATTGCACTGTTCACATTGGTCGGCCTGTTGTTCATTGACTATCTCGGCTATTGGTATTCGATGTTGCAAATGCTTTCGCTTGTCATCACATCCGTCGTCATTGCGCTCGTCATCGGTATTCCGCTAGGCATATGGGCTTCGCAGAAATCGACGGCGAAGAAGATCATCAGCCCTATTTTGGACTTGATGCAGACGATGCCGGCATTCGTATATTTATTGCCAGCAATCTTTTTCTTCAATATTGGCGTCGTGCCTGGCGTCGTCGCATCGGTTATCTTCTCGATGCCGCCGACGATCCGGCTGACAATGCTTGGAATTGAACAAGTGCCGAAAGATTTAATTGAAGCGACCGAAGCGTTCGGCTCGACGACGTGGCAGCGGCTGTTGAAAGTGCAAATACCGCTCGCCCAACCGACTATCATGGCAGGGGTCAACCAAAGCATCATGCTTTCCCTATCCATGGTCGTCATCGCGTCTATGGTCGGCGCACCGGGACTAGGCGAGGAAGTGTACAGGGCGGTGACACAATTGAAGACAGGTGTAGGATTTGAAACGGGTCTATCGATTGTCATCGTCGCGATCATCCTCGACCGGATTACACAGCACGCAGGCAAGAAAAAACAAGGGGGAACTATTTAATGAATTTGACTAAGAAAATGTTCGGATTAGGTGCAGCAGCATTACTTGCAGTAGGATTGACGGCTTGTGGAAGTGACGATAAAGCGGGAGATTCAACATCAGGCGGAGGCGGTTCGGCATCAGTCGGCGAATCCGTTGATTATAAAATCACGGGAATCGACCCGGGCGCAGGCATTATGGAAGCGACTGACAGAGCGCTGAAAGATTACGATCTCAAGAAGTGGGACGTCACTACGGGATCAGGCGCAGCGATGACTGCGGCATTAAAAAAGGCGTATGATGCAGAAAAGCCGATCATTATCACAGGTTGGACGCCTCACTGGAAATTCGCGAAATATGATTTGAAATATTTGGAGGATCCAAAAGGGTCATACGGTGGGGAAGAGCAAATTCGTACAATTGGAAGAACAGGACTTGCGGAAGACCTTCCGGAAGCCCACCAAATCCTTTCAAATTTTCACTGGACTGAAGAAGATATGGGTGAAGTGATGGTTGCAATCCAGGAAGGCGAAAAAGAGGATGTTGCTGCACAGAACTGGATTGACGCCAATGCCGACAAAGTCGCAGAATGGACAGACGGCGTGGACAAAGTGGACGGCGATGCCATCAAGCTTGCATATGTGGCTTGGGACAGTGAAATTGCGAGTCATAACGTTGTCAAACTTGTACTTGAAGAAATGGGATATAAAGTTACGTTGACACAAGTCGAAGCAGGTCCACTTTGGACAGCTATTGCTGACGGAAGTGCAGATGCATCACTTGCAGCATGGTTGCCTGTGACGCATGAAACGTATGCTAAGAAATTCGATGGTAAATTCGAAGAGCTTGGCACCAATATGGAAGGCGTGAAAATCGGTCTCGTCGTTCCAGCATATATGGACATCGATTCGATTGAAGATTTGAAGGAGTAATTAAACCAGGCAGTCCGCTACTATAGCGGGCTGCCTGTTTTACGCTTTTCATTACTATCTTCTATATTCAATGGAGTAATATTGTTGGTTGAACTCTTTGATGCTAGGGAATATGTAGTTCAGTTGTCCTTCATGGTACGTGAAGGTATGTAAACGCTTACTTGTCTCATCAATAAAATTTTTACGGACAGGGATTAGAAGACTTGTACCATCAGCGAAAATGACATCTGTGAGATACTCTTCCACTTCGAACGTTTCAAAAGAACGAGTGAAAATCCAAACACAATCGATATGGTCCGGCGGTTCTGTTTGTAATATGACCTGATTCGCCTCGGGAAGTTGCTTGAGTAATTCCATAGGCGTTAGATCAGAAAGATAGAGACCATGTGTCGTGATGATCTCCGACATGCCACCGGTCGTTTTAGCCCAACATAAGGCGTGAACAGTCTGATGGTCATGTGAAAAACGGTTACGTGACATTAGATATCCTCCTTTTATCATATAATGTATTTAGTATAGCATGATAAATTGTATAGTAATAGTCAAAATGTAACAAATAATTGAAATTCTTGTAAAATACATAAAAACGTACATATTTCATGAAACTCATACAGGCGGAACTATTATCCACTGTAATTAATCCGCAATTCAAAACTGTCTATTGACCTTTACGTTAACGTCAATGGTATATTCATAGCAAAGGCTCAAGGGGTGGTGAAGCTGAAGACAATTACGGAAGTGGCGGAATCATTCGGCGTGTCGACGCGTACAATCCGGTATTATGAGGAAATCGGACTGTTGGCACCGGTTCGGTCAGAGGGGAATCAGCGGCTCTATTCCAATGCTGAACTCGCGAAGCTTAAACTCATTTTTCGCGGCAAGCGGTACGGATTTACACTGGACGACATCAAAGAGATGGTGCTGCTGTTCGACAAGGATCGGACAGGACAAAAACAGCTTGAAGTGACGATCGAATATGGTAAATGCAGAATCGGGGAAATCGATCGGAAAATCCGGGAGTTGCAGGAAATGAAAGCTGAAATGGTAGAGTTGCTCGAAGAATTCACTGAAAAATTGGATGGTTCGAAAGGGGAATGAAGGGATGAACAGTTCACAGCTGTTGGAGAGGAATGCAAGGAAGTACCCAAAAACGGAGGCCGTAGTCTGCATGGGGAAGCGGACTACGTACGAAGAATTGGACAACCGTGTCAACCGGTTCGGGCATGCGCTTCTGAATGAAGGCATCCAAAAAGGGTCGAAAGTGGCGTTGTTCTTGCCAAATGTCGAAGAATTCATCGTTGCCTATTTTGCAACACAACGAATCGGCGCTGTCGTAGTTCCAATCAACGTCAAGCTGGCAACGGAAGAATTGACGTATGTGCTCGACCATTCAGACGCAGAAGCAATCGTTGTGCATGAATTGCTATTTGAAACAGTGAAGTCACTTAAAACACCTTCTTTATTAATCAAAACAGGCGAGGCGTCCGGAAACTGGAAAGCCTTTGAAACGCTTATCCAAAACGCGGACGACATACCGATTCCGTGCAATCTGACAGAAGACGATGAATCAACGATCCTATATACGTCCGGAACGACCGGAAATCCGAAAGGGGTGCTGTTCAGCTATCGCAACATCCTTACCGTCGCATCGATGATCGCCGTCGAAATGGAGTTCAAGCCGGAAAGCCGCGTCCTCCTCATGATGCCGCTCAGCCATTCGGCGCCCCTTCATTTATTCATGATGGCAGGAATGTATGTAGGTGCGACACTCGTCCTGACGCCGACATTCACGCCTGACCTTCTGATCGACACGGTGGAAAAGGAGAGGACGACCCATTTCTTCGGCGCGCCAGTCGCGTACTTGCTCACGGCTGGGCAACCACGATTGAAAGATGCTGATCTGTCTTCGATGAAATGGTGGATTTACGGAGGAGCGCCGCTATCCGCGAATGAAGTGAGTATGGTGAAGACCGCTTTCCGGACGGACAATCTTGTGTGCGTTTATGGCCTGACGGAAGCGGGCCCGAGCGGCTCATTGCTGTTGGCGGATGAGCATGCAACGAAGTCCGGAAGCATCGGACGCCGAGCACCGCTTCATACGGAGCTTCGGATTGTGAATGAAGACGGCATAGACGTGCCTCCGGGAGAAATCGGTGAAATCGTCCTACTCGGCGAAGGGAATATGCTCGGCTATTATAAAAATACGGAAGCGACGAAAGAAGCGTTCATCGGGGAGTGGCTCAAGACCGGAGACTTGGCGAAGTTCGATGAGGACGGCTATATATGGATTGTCGATCGCAAGAAGGACTTGATCATTTCGGGCGGCGTCAACATCTATCCTAAAGAAATCGAGGAGACGATACTCGGCTATCCAGGCATCCGTGAAGTAGCGGTCGTCGGCGTGCCGCATCCCGAATGGGGTGAAACAGTGAAAGCGGTGTTCGCAGCAACAAATCCGGTAGACAGCGGGGAATTAAAAGCATTCCTCCTCGAGCATCTTGCCAAATATAAAGTGCCTCGTCTGTACGAACAAGTAGAAGCATTGCCACGGAACGCTTCCGGAAAAATCTTGAAGCAGCCATTGAGGGGGTGACCGTCCAATGAAAGTCGTGCAGGAAGCGGAATCCATCAAGACTGAAAACTTCTACGAAGGCGATGACACGCTCCGCTTAATTCTCGAAGAGCATTTGCAAGGGCCATTCCTAGAGTATGCGAAAAGGGAGCTTTCCCTTTTCGGCGAGCTTTGCGCAAATGAAATCGATGAGCGTGCAAAGCATACCGACCGTGAAGGGGAGCCTCGCCTTATAAGATATGACAAGTTCGGCGAGGAAGTTTCCGAAGTTTGGGTGAATGAAGGCTACAAGAAAACCGTCCAGGAAACGTATGACACCGGGATTGTCGGATATGTCCACAAGGAAATTCCTGAGCTTGGCCATAAGGGGAACTACACGTACAGCTTCGCACAAGGCTATTTATTGTCGCATGCCGAGCCCGGGTTTTATTGCCCCGTTACACTGTCGATGGCGACCGCCTATTTGCTTGACCATTACGCGGATGCACAAGTGAAAAACTTGTTCCTCGGCAATGTGTGCTCGACAGGAGAAGTACCGTTATACGAAGGAGCGACATTTCTAACGGAGCGTCAAGGCGGATCGGATGTCGGAGCGAACGTTGTGAAAGCTGTAAAAGACGGCGATCACTATCGCTTATACGGTGAGAAATACTTCGCTTCGAACGCGGGCATGGCAGGCGTGGCTATGGTGCTTGCTAGAATGGAAGGCGCGCAGGAAGGGTCACGCGGATTGACGTTATTCGCCGTTCCATGGCACAAGGAAGACGGTAAACCGAACGGGCTCCGCATCCGCCGTTTGAAAGATAAATTAGGCGTCCGCGCCGTCCCTTCCGGAGAAGTCGAATTCGACGGTGCACTCGCCTATACGATCGGGGAGCCGTCGAAAGGGCTCTATTATATGATGGAAGCCCTCAACCTGTCGCGCATTTGCAACGCGGTCGCCTCCATCGGCATCATGCGGCGCGCCTTGCTGGAATCAAAAGCGTACGCAACCCGCCGGAATGCATTCGGCAAGCCTCTCACTGACTATCCGATGGTGCAGGACACGCTCGGAAAAATGGCGGCGAGGCTTCATGTTGAAGTGGCAACCGTCTTTGATTTCATCAAACTGTATGAACGTGTCACAGATGGCGCAGCATCCGAACGCGAAACGGTCCTGAACCGACTTTTCATTGCGCTCATCAAGAAGGAGACCGCCGAGCAGGCAATCCACTTTGCTCATGAAGCGATTGAAATGCATGGGGGCAACGGCTATATCGAGGATTTCGTCACACCGCGCCTATTGCGGGACGCCCAAGTGCTCACCGTATGGGAAGGCACCGCCAATATTCTAGGGCTAGAACTTATTCGTCTCGTCAATAAATTCGAAGCGCATAAGCTGTTCATCGACGAAATGCGCAACCGCCTCGTCATTGTAAATGACTGTGAGATGAAAAAAGCTTTAACGGGCGAACTAAATAAGCTATCCACTGACCTTCAAGCATTTGCAAGCTACGACAATGCCCTCCAAACATTTGAAGCGAAAGGCCTCATGAAGCGTATGGCCCATCTATACGAAAGCGTCATTGCGCTTGAATGGGCGACGAAACATGGAGGCAAATTTGAAAAGCTGGCGGAGATTTATATTGAAGATACATGGTCATTGCGAGAAGTCGGAGATGACATGAAGACAGTCGCATATTTTACGGAAATCATTTGAAATGAAGGGAGTCGGCTTTGGAAGCCGGCTTCCTTTTTCAAATTATGCATGTTGCGAAAAATGAATGTTTCCCCAAGTTCCCTCAGCATTTGACAATATAATCTGTCGATGCACATGGGTTCTTTTTATTTACTGGCGATATTGACGAATAGATAGCGTATTTTATCAGTAAAATTGAATTTTCTATTCTCCCAGGAAGCCGTATAGTTAAAGACAAGAACATCACTTGGGGGAGTGAGAGCGATTAAAAAGGTAGCTGCAATACTTCTGGCAATTGCCGTCGTGGCAAGCAGTGCGGCCATATTTGTGGGAATTGATCCGGCAGTGGATCTCCTTGCTTCATTCGAAAAAGAGTACGAAAAGAATTTATTCGAAGCGGAGTACAACTTACTAGATGTAGCTGAAACGGAGAAGGGATTTATTGCTAATGCATTGAATAGGAAGTAGGGGGACATGTCATATAAAATGAGCTGTTTTATACAGACAGCTCCATACATATTTATCTGCTAAATAAGTTCCACAATAATCCAGTAGGTGTTACTATAGTAGTGAGTGTTTTTTTGAGTCGTGCGGTTCTATTGAACTAAGAGAAGAGAATGGGAGTTGTGGGCATGGAGAAGGAAGATTTAGTTTCATTGCAGCGAAATGTCCTGAAGTTGCGAGTGGAAGGTAAATATGAAGAGACAATTGAAGCATGCTTTCAATTGTTAGAGGCAGGTTTAGCAGCGAATGACCCGAAATCCATTTTGACTGCCCAAATAAACAATGCCGCGTCTTTTTATTGCATCGGCGCGATTGAAGAGGCGTTTTACAGCATCGATGCGTATCTTGAATATTGCACGGACAATGGCGATGAAGCCGACCGGTTAAATGGATGCAACGTCCTTTTCCTACTACACGAATTTAATAAAGACTACGAGAAGGCAAAGGAAACACTAGAAAACGCGATTGAATTGGGTAAGAATCTCGGGCACTTCAATATTGTCAGCAATGCGTACAGCAACTATAGTATGATTCTGGCAAAAGAAAACAATTTTGAGAGCGCCCTTTCCATGGCGAAAACTGGACTTGAAATGGCCGAGCTTCATGAACCGAGGACTCCAATATTGGAATTCAGGGTGAAGCTGAACATTGCAAACGCTTTAATTGGCTTAGAAGAACTTAAAGACGCAGAACAACTCGTAAAAGAGATGGTAAATGACCCGATTCTTGCTTCCTTCATTCGAGAAAAAACGCAAGTACATGATTTGTACGGACGTTATTTAATGCAGAAAAAGATGTACCGGGAAGCATTGCAAGCATACGACACAGCGAAAGAGCTTGCGGAAAGCTATAATGACAGGAATTTGCTCAAAGGCATTTTGGAAAAGAGATGCAAGCTTTGTGATCTAATGGACGATGTGCAACGTGGTTACAAAGCCCAGCAAGAATATATCAATCTGTTAAGCGATCTGCGTCAGCATGAAGTTTCAATGGCGGCAGTCAAAATAGGCGTGAAGCATCGGATTTCGACTATCGAGCGCCGGGCCAACACTGATTTCCTCACCGGACTGTACAACCGGAGCTACATGGAAACGACGACGGACAAATGGCTTGCCGAAGCTGCTTGTTCTGGCGAAAGCATCGTCTGTATCGCATTCGATCTCGACAATCTTAAAAGCTTGAACGATACGTATGGCCACATATTCGGCGACGAAATCATTAAGAAAATCGGACAAGAATGCGCCAGGCATATCAGAAGCGGTGACTTGATAGGCCGGTTCGGCGGCGACGAATTCGCCATCATCCTGCGGAATCTTTCCCTGGAAGAAGCCCAACAGAAAGCGGAAAACCTGCTCGAAGCCGTCCGTTCAATCAAAATCGAGAAAGACGGCATCTACATTTCATTAACCGCTAGCGTCGGCATCGCCGATAACGTGGGCGGCACAATCGGGACTTTCACCGAACTGTTCCACCAAGCAGACGTAGCGCTTTATCAAGCGAAAGAAAACGGGAAAAACCGAATTTGTATAATGAGTTAAGAGAAGAGGCTGTTTATGGCCTTTTTTTGTTGGAATAAATCGTTCGATAAATTCTTTATTCTGTTTGTAGGAATTTAAAAAAGCACCGCTTGGAGCGGTGCTACATCTCACTTCATTGACTATTATCCTCACGTTGCTCCGAAGGCTCTTCCGACGGATCCGGTTCATCTTCATCAACGCCGTTGCAGCCGAATAGAAAACCCGCCGACAAAAGAACTGACATAAACGAAAGAAGATATTTTTTGTACTTCATGCTCATCCCTCCTCAAATTAGACTTTATGTATTTTGTGCCATCTCTTATTAATTATTCATGTGATTTTTACAAGGGCGCCTTGTTTGTTTCACTCATAGCGGTCATTAGCGGTGAGGCTTTTTCGTCAAATTAGAATCCTGGCAGGAAAAATAGAATGATCATCACGACCAGAACGGTAATATTTGCTGAAAGTGTTAATTGTCCTTGTGTCTTGTTGCATCTTTCCATAACGAACGACAAACAAAGGATATTTTGCTAGTGGAAGGTGAAAGAGTTTCAAAATACGAGCAAAAAAGCTTCCCGGGAAATAATTCGGCATAGATTTTATCTTTTGTCGAAATTTCCCGATATTGACTTTCATTATTTTGACAAGAGCCCATTCTTTCGCGTTCAAGGTCCATTCATTCTCGCAAGGGCCCATTCTTTCATGTTCAAGGTCTATTCTTTCACAAAACCCTCGCGCTGTTAACGGGACGCCCCCTTCTCTTTATCCTCCCTGAAATACTCCGAAACTTGCACGACCCGCACTTTGCCGGTATGAAGCTCATGGTAGATTCCACGGCTGTCGCGGAAGGAGATGTATTGGTCACGTTCCGATTCGACGAGCTGTTCGGCGCTCTCCAACGAGTCGGTGTGAATAAACCTCCGTATGTAATGTTCTTCATCAAAAAAATAGGTGAATTTGAATTCCTTCAAATCGCGTCACGCTCCTTTCTGTCACTGATATCGTACCCGCATTCATCCGAATTGATTCCACCTATTCCCCCATAATTGGCAATAGTGTAACATAGAGAGAAATAGATTTCCCGCTGAAGCACGCAACCGACTAGCAACTACACTTCAAGATAGAGAGATGATTCGCATGAAATCGAGATCTTTGCAATCACGCATATTTTCATACGGCGCCTTGTTCGTTTCGCTCGTGGCAATCATAATCGGTGTTTCATTTTACTTCACGATGTCACAAGGAATAGAAAAGCAGATCGGCATCCGGGCACTGAGCATTGCGAAAACGACGGCGGCACGGCCAGATGTCCGTGCTGCTTTTGAACACGATGACCCGTCCAGGCTGCTGCAGCCGATCGCTGAAGCGGTCCGCCAACAAACCGGTGCCGAGTATGTCGTCATCGGGAATAGCGAAGGCATCCGATATGCCCATCCCGTCACAGAGCGGATCGGACAAAAGATGGTCGGGGATGACAATGAACGTGCGCTTCATTTAGGAGAGTCTTATGTTTCAAAGGCGACCGGCACACTCGGCCCTGCACTGCGCGGTAAAACGCCTGTCTTCAACGATGAAGGCGAGATTATCGGGGTCATTTCGGTCGGTTATTTGAATGAAGATATATCCTCCATATTTTTTCAGTACATCGATAATATTTCGTACATCGTACTGATCGCCATTGCTCTCGGCATTATCGGCTCGAGTTTCCTTTCGCGGAACATTAAGAAGGAATTGTTCAATCTAGAGCCTGCGGAAATCGCTAATTTATTCACCGAACGAAATGCGCTTATCGAGTCAGTTCGCGAAGGCATCATCATGGTCGATGCGAAAGGGGTCATCACAACGGTGAATGCAGC
The sequence above is drawn from the Sporosarcina luteola genome and encodes:
- a CDS encoding glycine betaine ABC transporter substrate-binding protein — protein: MTKKMFGLGAAALLAVGLTACGSDDKAGDSTSGGGGSASVGESVDYKITGIDPGAGIMEATDRALKDYDLKKWDVTTGSGAAMTAALKKAYDAEKPIIITGWTPHWKFAKYDLKYLEDPKGSYGGEEQIRTIGRTGLAEDLPEAHQILSNFHWTEEDMGEVMVAIQEGEKEDVAAQNWIDANADKVAEWTDGVDKVDGDAIKLAYVAWDSEIASHNVVKLVLEEMGYKVTLTQVEAGPLWTAIADGSADASLAAWLPVTHETYAKKFDGKFEELGTNMEGVKIGLVVPAYMDIDSIEDLKE
- a CDS encoding competence protein ComK, with the protein product MSRNRFSHDHQTVHALCWAKTTGGMSEIITTHGLYLSDLTPMELLKQLPEANQVILQTEPPDHIDCVWIFTRSFETFEVEEYLTDVIFADGTSLLIPVRKNFIDETSKRLHTFTYHEGQLNYIFPSIKEFNQQYYSIEYRR
- a CDS encoding class I adenylate-forming enzyme family protein; translation: MNSSQLLERNARKYPKTEAVVCMGKRTTYEELDNRVNRFGHALLNEGIQKGSKVALFLPNVEEFIVAYFATQRIGAVVVPINVKLATEELTYVLDHSDAEAIVVHELLFETVKSLKTPSLLIKTGEASGNWKAFETLIQNADDIPIPCNLTEDDESTILYTSGTTGNPKGVLFSYRNILTVASMIAVEMEFKPESRVLLMMPLSHSAPLHLFMMAGMYVGATLVLTPTFTPDLLIDTVEKERTTHFFGAPVAYLLTAGQPRLKDADLSSMKWWIYGGAPLSANEVSMVKTAFRTDNLVCVYGLTEAGPSGSLLLADEHATKSGSIGRRAPLHTELRIVNEDGIDVPPGEIGEIVLLGEGNMLGYYKNTEATKEAFIGEWLKTGDLAKFDEDGYIWIVDRKKDLIISGGVNIYPKEIEETILGYPGIREVAVVGVPHPEWGETVKAVFAATNPVDSGELKAFLLEHLAKYKVPRLYEQVEALPRNASGKILKQPLRG
- a CDS encoding ABC transporter permease is translated as MDNLLPRLPFASWIDNGVDWLVTNFGSVFDGISAFLKGIVEGAVDLMDVVPSIVLAILFALLAWFVSTRRIALFTLVGLLFIDYLGYWYSMLQMLSLVITSVVIALVIGIPLGIWASQKSTAKKIISPILDLMQTMPAFVYLLPAIFFFNIGVVPGVVASVIFSMPPTIRLTMLGIEQVPKDLIEATEAFGSTTWQRLLKVQIPLAQPTIMAGVNQSIMLSLSMVVIASMVGAPGLGEEVYRAVTQLKTGVGFETGLSIVIVAIILDRITQHAGKKKQGGTI
- a CDS encoding quaternary amine ABC transporter ATP-binding protein, coding for MTELVKKIEVVNTTKIFGKNSRRAAQLLNEGKSKSEILKSTGATVGVKNATFDVYDGEIFVIMGLSGSGKSTLVRMLNRLIDPTMGSIRIDGEDIVSMNKEQLRQVRRKKIGMVFQNFALFPHKTILQNTEYGLEIQGIAKAERKAKAVESLRLVGLAGYEEQYPSQLSGGMQQRVGLARALANDPDVLLMDEAFSALDPLIRKDMQDELLQLHHDMGKTIIFITHDLDEALRIGDRIALMKDGDIVQIGTPEEILMSPSNKYVERFVEDVDLSKVLTAGHIMKKADMVQIDRGARVALRLMKRQGISSIYVVDKGNRLLGAVTAQDASEATTSGKTLEDVLVTDIPTTSPDTVLTDLFDTVSTTAIPVAVVNENHHLEGIIIRGALIGALAGDGQFINSDRTVDATVDTTVDTEQLMEVEVNNHG
- a CDS encoding acyl-CoA dehydrogenase family protein, with amino-acid sequence MKVVQEAESIKTENFYEGDDTLRLILEEHLQGPFLEYAKRELSLFGELCANEIDERAKHTDREGEPRLIRYDKFGEEVSEVWVNEGYKKTVQETYDTGIVGYVHKEIPELGHKGNYTYSFAQGYLLSHAEPGFYCPVTLSMATAYLLDHYADAQVKNLFLGNVCSTGEVPLYEGATFLTERQGGSDVGANVVKAVKDGDHYRLYGEKYFASNAGMAGVAMVLARMEGAQEGSRGLTLFAVPWHKEDGKPNGLRIRRLKDKLGVRAVPSGEVEFDGALAYTIGEPSKGLYYMMEALNLSRICNAVASIGIMRRALLESKAYATRRNAFGKPLTDYPMVQDTLGKMAARLHVEVATVFDFIKLYERVTDGAASERETVLNRLFIALIKKETAEQAIHFAHEAIEMHGGNGYIEDFVTPRLLRDAQVLTVWEGTANILGLELIRLVNKFEAHKLFIDEMRNRLVIVNDCEMKKALTGELNKLSTDLQAFASYDNALQTFEAKGLMKRMAHLYESVIALEWATKHGGKFEKLAEIYIEDTWSLREVGDDMKTVAYFTEII
- a CDS encoding tetratricopeptide repeat-containing diguanylate cyclase, which produces MEKEDLVSLQRNVLKLRVEGKYEETIEACFQLLEAGLAANDPKSILTAQINNAASFYCIGAIEEAFYSIDAYLEYCTDNGDEADRLNGCNVLFLLHEFNKDYEKAKETLENAIELGKNLGHFNIVSNAYSNYSMILAKENNFESALSMAKTGLEMAELHEPRTPILEFRVKLNIANALIGLEELKDAEQLVKEMVNDPILASFIREKTQVHDLYGRYLMQKKMYREALQAYDTAKELAESYNDRNLLKGILEKRCKLCDLMDDVQRGYKAQQEYINLLSDLRQHEVSMAAVKIGVKHRISTIERRANTDFLTGLYNRSYMETTTDKWLAEAACSGESIVCIAFDLDNLKSLNDTYGHIFGDEIIKKIGQECARHIRSGDLIGRFGGDEFAIILRNLSLEEAQQKAENLLEAVRSIKIEKDGIYISLTASVGIADNVGGTIGTFTELFHQADVALYQAKENGKNRICIMS
- a CDS encoding MerR family transcriptional regulator, producing MKTITEVAESFGVSTRTIRYYEEIGLLAPVRSEGNQRLYSNAELAKLKLIFRGKRYGFTLDDIKEMVLLFDKDRTGQKQLEVTIEYGKCRIGEIDRKIRELQEMKAEMVELLEEFTEKLDGSKGE